Proteins encoded within one genomic window of Flavobacterium oreochromis:
- a CDS encoding AsmA-like C-terminal region-containing protein codes for MMIKNEAVSLQNVRTDLFNGIIGFNGLVSTKGSIPTFNMNLNLDKVDIGQSFTQLDFLKTIAPIAGAVTGKLNSTIKLNGNLDAIELTPDIKTLTGDLLGQLLSTSINANNSQMLTALGSQLKFLDIKKINLNDIKANLAFDKGRVVVKPFKIKYQDIVAEVGGTHGFDQNMNYNIKLDVPAKYLGGDVNKLLAKLSPNEASRIESVPINALMTGNFKSPKVTTDLKQASTNLALQIAKSQKDKYLNQGVDALSNILGGNKKGKDSTSAKDPKKEAIKNTANQVLEGLFGRRK; via the coding sequence ATCTTTTTAATGGTATAATTGGGTTTAACGGACTTGTATCTACAAAAGGTAGCATCCCTACCTTCAATATGAACTTAAATCTAGACAAAGTAGATATTGGACAATCTTTTACCCAATTAGACTTTTTAAAAACTATTGCACCCATAGCTGGAGCTGTTACTGGAAAACTTAATTCTACTATCAAATTAAATGGTAATTTAGACGCTATTGAATTAACTCCAGATATTAAAACTTTAACAGGCGATCTATTAGGGCAATTACTTTCAACTTCAATAAACGCTAACAATTCGCAAATGCTAACCGCATTAGGGTCTCAACTAAAGTTTTTAGATATCAAAAAAATAAACCTAAATGATATTAAAGCTAATTTAGCTTTTGACAAGGGACGTGTAGTAGTAAAACCTTTTAAAATAAAATACCAAGATATAGTAGCAGAAGTAGGTGGCACACATGGTTTTGATCAAAACATGAATTACAATATCAAATTAGATGTACCTGCAAAATACTTAGGTGGTGATGTTAATAAGTTATTAGCTAAATTAAGTCCTAATGAAGCTTCTAGAATTGAAAGCGTTCCTATTAATGCACTAATGACAGGTAATTTTAAATCGCCAAAAGTAACTACAGACTTAAAACAAGCCAGTACTAACTTAGCTCTACAAATTGCTAAATCACAAAAAGATAAATATTTAAATCAAGGCGTAGATGCTCTTAGCAATATTTTAGGAGGAAATAAAAAAGGTAAAGATTCAACATCTGCAAAAGATCCTAAAAAGGAAGCTATAAAAAACACTGCTAACCAAGTTCTAGAAGGTCTTTTTGGCAGAAGAAAATAA